One stretch of Priestia megaterium DNA includes these proteins:
- a CDS encoding sugar porter family MFS transporter: MGIVKVTSDEYKEQKGNLFFVIFISCAAAFGGLLYGYDTAVISGAIGLMEVHFNLSPTMVGFVVSSLLLGGAVGVLASGKLSDRFGRKSILLLAPSLFIVSAIMQALSSSISFVIISRIIGGLGIGMASVLSITYISEIAPPHMRGRLGSLYQFAVAIGIVSVYFVNDYILSIGEDAWQNSTGWRYIIGASGIPALLFLLILSPVPESPRWLVKANRTLEAMDILIKINGTHIAHQELYHIEQSLKENQRASLSLFKEAGLRKALLIGILLAAFQQLVGINAIIYYAPQVFEAAGARGDLSLLVTSMIGVAAFLGVLCSMWLIDRIGRKALLLIGTAGMAVTQLLVSFGFHSQGTEGLTTSLLIVFYLFLFNISMGPVVWVVISEIFPNHARGYAMSISTFFLWIANWFVSQFFPILWNKAGGSFTFLSFMIMCIASFLFIWKWVPETKGKSLEEIEHIWK; this comes from the coding sequence ATGGGGATAGTAAAAGTAACTTCTGACGAGTATAAGGAGCAAAAAGGAAATCTATTTTTTGTGATTTTCATTTCATGTGCAGCTGCTTTTGGAGGGTTACTTTACGGCTATGACACAGCCGTCATTTCAGGAGCTATTGGGTTGATGGAAGTGCATTTTAATCTTAGTCCAACGATGGTAGGTTTTGTTGTATCTAGTCTGCTGCTCGGTGGTGCCGTTGGGGTACTTGCTTCAGGAAAACTGAGTGATCGATTCGGTAGAAAAAGCATCTTACTTTTAGCACCTTCTTTATTTATCGTATCCGCAATTATGCAAGCGCTATCTTCATCCATCTCTTTTGTGATTATTTCTCGAATTATTGGAGGACTAGGCATTGGTATGGCTTCTGTTCTTTCTATTACCTATATTTCTGAAATAGCCCCTCCGCACATGCGCGGCCGCTTAGGCTCTCTTTATCAATTTGCTGTTGCCATTGGGATTGTTTCTGTCTATTTTGTAAATGACTACATTTTATCTATTGGGGAAGACGCTTGGCAGAATTCCACGGGATGGCGCTACATTATCGGTGCTTCTGGCATTCCAGCTCTTTTATTTCTTCTTATCCTTTCTCCTGTTCCTGAAAGTCCGAGGTGGCTGGTAAAAGCAAACCGCACTTTAGAAGCTATGGACATTTTAATTAAAATCAATGGTACACACATTGCACACCAAGAGCTGTATCATATTGAGCAATCGTTAAAAGAAAATCAGCGGGCTTCTCTTTCGCTTTTTAAAGAGGCAGGTCTTCGAAAAGCGTTGCTTATTGGTATTCTACTTGCAGCCTTTCAACAGCTTGTCGGAATTAATGCCATTATTTATTACGCCCCGCAAGTTTTTGAAGCAGCTGGAGCTAGAGGAGATTTATCGCTCCTTGTTACGTCTATGATTGGTGTAGCTGCCTTTTTAGGAGTTCTTTGTTCCATGTGGCTTATCGACCGGATTGGCCGCAAAGCTTTATTGCTTATTGGCACAGCTGGTATGGCCGTTACGCAGCTTCTCGTTTCCTTTGGATTTCATTCTCAGGGTACTGAAGGGTTGACTACAAGTTTACTTATTGTTTTTTATTTATTTCTTTTTAATATTTCTATGGGACCCGTTGTATGGGTTGTGATTTCTGAAATTTTTCCTAATCACGCGAGAGGCTATGCAATGTCTATTTCCACGTTTTTCTTGTGGATAGCTAATTGGTTTGTGTCTCAGTTTTTCCCTATTCTTTGGAACAAAGCTGGAGGATCTTTTACATTTTTATCCTTTATGATTATGTGTATCGCTTCATTTTTGTTTATATGGAAGTGGGTTCCAGAAACAAAAGGAAAGTCACTTGAAGAAATTGAACATATATGGAAATAA
- a CDS encoding glutamate-5-semialdehyde dehydrogenase, which yields MSELQLKGKQAKDASYFLGNVTSEQKQQALYKMAAALLSQQAAILKANELDIEKAVQKGTSKAMLDRLSLNEERIHGMADGLRQVAALADPVGEVLSMAKRPNGLQIGQQRVPIGVIGIIYEARPNVTCDAAGLCLKAGNAVILRGGSEAFYSNQAIVSVLSQAAASAGLPEHSVQLIEDTSRETALELMKLNEYIDVLIPRGGAGLIEAVVKNATVPVIETGTGNCHIYVDEEYDRDMAANIVINAKTSRPAVCNSAEKLIIHERAAHEFLPIIVQALREKDVEVRGDKRALTIVPDLVPAGDEDWKKEYLDFIMAVKIVDDIDEAISHINVHSSHHSEAIVTTNYTHAQRFLQRVNSAAVYVNASTRFTDGEEFGFGAEIGISTQKLHARGPMGLKELTTLKYIIYGDGQIR from the coding sequence ATGAGTGAATTGCAGCTTAAAGGAAAGCAGGCAAAAGATGCCTCTTATTTCTTAGGAAATGTAACGAGCGAACAAAAACAGCAAGCGCTTTATAAAATGGCGGCTGCTTTATTGAGTCAGCAAGCAGCGATTTTAAAAGCCAATGAATTAGACATAGAAAAAGCCGTTCAAAAAGGCACGTCAAAAGCGATGTTAGATCGCCTATCTTTAAATGAAGAGAGGATTCATGGAATGGCAGACGGCCTGCGCCAAGTAGCTGCGCTTGCGGATCCAGTAGGAGAAGTGCTGTCTATGGCGAAGCGACCAAATGGCTTACAAATTGGGCAGCAGCGTGTACCTATTGGTGTCATAGGAATTATTTATGAAGCACGTCCAAACGTTACATGTGATGCAGCAGGCTTATGCTTAAAAGCAGGAAATGCGGTTATTTTGCGCGGAGGCAGCGAGGCGTTTTATTCAAATCAAGCGATTGTTTCTGTATTATCTCAAGCAGCGGCAAGTGCAGGATTGCCTGAGCATAGTGTACAGCTTATTGAAGATACGTCGAGAGAAACAGCACTGGAGTTAATGAAACTAAATGAATATATCGATGTATTAATTCCTCGAGGCGGTGCTGGTTTAATTGAAGCGGTGGTAAAAAATGCAACGGTTCCCGTTATTGAGACAGGAACCGGGAACTGCCACATTTATGTTGATGAAGAATATGACCGTGACATGGCGGCCAATATTGTCATTAATGCAAAAACATCTCGTCCAGCGGTGTGTAACTCAGCCGAAAAGCTGATTATTCATGAACGAGCGGCTCATGAATTTTTGCCGATTATTGTTCAAGCGCTACGAGAGAAAGATGTAGAAGTACGCGGTGATAAACGTGCGCTAACAATCGTTCCAGATCTTGTTCCAGCAGGGGATGAGGATTGGAAGAAAGAATATCTAGATTTCATCATGGCGGTTAAAATCGTAGATGATATCGATGAAGCGATTTCCCATATTAATGTTCATAGTTCACATCACTCTGAAGCGATTGTAACAACAAATTATACTCATGCTCAGCGTTTTTTACAGCGCGTTAATTCAGCCGCTGTTTATGTGAATGCTTCAACGAGGTTTACGGACGGAGAAGAGTTTGGTTTCGGGGCAGAGATCGGAATTAGTACACAAAAGCTTCATGCGCGTGGACCGATGGGATTAAAGGAATTAACAACGCTAAAATATATTATTTACGGAGATGGACAAATTCGATAA
- the proB gene encoding glutamate 5-kinase, producing MKRVNHRQELQNSKRIVVKVGTSTLTYDNGDINLARIEKLARVLSDLMNAGKEVVLVTSGAVQVGVKKLKLKEKPTSIREKQAAASVGQCELMHIYSKFFGEYSHIVGQVLLTKDVIEDEHVRNNVVNTFEKLIEDKVIPIVNENDTVAIDEIENIVRFGDNDNLSAIVSVLIHADLLVILSDIDGFFDSDPTKNPNSKLMKVIDGITPELENFAGDSGTDVGTGGMVTKLTAAKTATSAGVSLILANGKEPSILRDIIEGQEIGTLFLKQAEGVMK from the coding sequence ATGAAAAGAGTGAACCATCGTCAAGAGTTACAAAATAGCAAGCGTATTGTAGTCAAAGTAGGGACATCTACGTTGACCTATGATAATGGAGATATTAACTTAGCACGCATTGAAAAACTAGCGCGTGTTTTATCTGATTTAATGAACGCAGGAAAAGAAGTTGTGCTTGTTACATCAGGTGCCGTTCAAGTGGGAGTAAAAAAACTAAAGTTAAAAGAAAAGCCAACTTCTATTCGAGAAAAACAAGCAGCGGCCTCTGTCGGGCAATGTGAGCTTATGCATATCTATAGTAAATTCTTTGGTGAGTACAGCCACATCGTTGGTCAAGTACTGTTAACGAAAGATGTAATCGAAGATGAACATGTGCGCAATAACGTTGTGAACACGTTTGAAAAATTAATTGAAGACAAAGTGATTCCTATTGTGAATGAAAACGATACAGTTGCAATCGATGAGATTGAAAACATCGTGCGTTTTGGAGATAACGATAATTTATCCGCCATTGTTTCAGTTTTGATTCACGCAGATTTACTTGTTATTTTATCTGATATTGACGGTTTCTTTGATTCAGATCCCACAAAAAACCCTAACTCTAAATTAATGAAAGTAATAGATGGCATCACACCGGAGCTTGAGAATTTTGCTGGAGATAGTGGAACTGACGTTGGAACAGGCGGAATGGTCACAAAGCTTACCGCTGCTAAAACAGCTACAAGTGCAGGTGTGAGCTTAATCTTAGCAAATGGTAAAGAGCCAAGTATTTTGCGAGATATTATTGAAGGCCAAGAAATTGGAACGTTATTCTTAAAACAAGCTGAAGGAGTAATGAAATGA
- the cstA gene encoding carbon starvation protein CstA encodes MNAVTIVIGSICILMIAYRLYGTFMAVKVLKLNDAQKTPAHELEDGKDYVPTNRWVTFGHHFAAIAAAGPLVGPILAAQFGYLPGLLWLLIGAVIGGAVHDAVVLFASMRQKGQSLSEVAKKELGPVAGFCTGLAMLFIITITMAGLSMVVLHALEKNPWGTFAVGITIPIAMGVGIYHKKTGNLKAASTVGFILILIAVFSGPYIQGTALGDFLTLDIKTLSIILPVYAFFAAALPVWLLLAPRDYLSSFMKIGVFIALIVGVFFVNPAIPFPAVTEFIHGGGPILAGPVWPFISITIACGAISGFHAFVGSGTTPKMLDRWSDIKVVGFGAMLVECLVGIMALIAATALHPGDYFAINSTPEVFKTLGMNVTALPQLSQEIGLNLEGRTGGAVTLAVGMTYIFTEIPWFSHLSSYFFQFVIMFEAVFILTAIDAGTRVSRYLIQDFFGEFYKPLKRVDWLPGSIFASALACFMWGYLLFSGDIGSVWALFGVSNQLMASIGLIIGATVILRIADKRSYMLTCLIPLAYLYVTVNYAGYWMVKNVYLNEAAAGYSILNATLSIIMLILGLIIMIAAIQKWTQLWRTPQAELAAKANLSQNI; translated from the coding sequence ATGAATGCGGTTACGATTGTTATTGGATCCATCTGTATTTTAATGATTGCGTATCGGCTTTATGGAACATTCATGGCTGTTAAGGTCTTGAAACTAAACGATGCGCAAAAAACGCCAGCACATGAGCTTGAAGATGGAAAAGATTATGTGCCAACCAACCGATGGGTAACATTTGGTCATCACTTTGCAGCTATTGCAGCTGCGGGTCCGCTTGTTGGACCTATTTTAGCAGCTCAGTTTGGCTATTTGCCCGGACTGCTCTGGCTTTTAATAGGAGCTGTAATCGGAGGAGCCGTTCACGATGCAGTTGTGTTATTTGCATCTATGCGCCAAAAAGGCCAGTCGCTTTCAGAAGTGGCTAAAAAAGAGCTGGGACCCGTCGCTGGTTTTTGTACAGGTTTAGCTATGCTTTTTATCATTACCATCACAATGGCCGGTTTATCTATGGTCGTGTTACACGCACTTGAGAAAAATCCTTGGGGCACATTCGCTGTTGGAATTACGATTCCGATCGCAATGGGGGTAGGTATTTACCACAAAAAAACCGGTAATTTAAAAGCGGCTTCTACCGTCGGCTTTATTTTAATTTTAATCGCCGTATTTAGCGGTCCTTATATTCAAGGAACAGCTTTAGGAGATTTTTTAACGCTAGATATTAAAACACTTTCAATTATTCTTCCCGTTTATGCATTTTTCGCAGCGGCCTTGCCCGTTTGGCTGCTTTTAGCACCTCGAGATTATTTAAGCAGCTTTATGAAAATCGGTGTCTTTATCGCGCTGATTGTAGGCGTGTTTTTCGTAAATCCAGCAATTCCATTTCCTGCAGTTACTGAATTTATTCACGGAGGCGGCCCTATTTTAGCAGGACCTGTGTGGCCGTTCATTTCCATTACGATCGCCTGCGGTGCTATTTCCGGCTTCCATGCATTTGTTGGTTCAGGAACAACCCCTAAGATGCTCGACCGTTGGAGTGACATTAAAGTTGTAGGCTTCGGCGCGATGTTAGTCGAATGCTTAGTAGGAATTATGGCATTAATTGCAGCAACAGCTTTACATCCTGGAGACTATTTTGCAATCAACTCTACACCTGAAGTGTTTAAAACGCTCGGTATGAACGTGACAGCTCTTCCTCAGCTTAGCCAAGAGATTGGTCTAAACTTAGAAGGCCGTACAGGCGGCGCTGTTACACTGGCTGTAGGAATGACGTACATCTTCACGGAAATTCCTTGGTTCAGCCACCTGTCTTCTTATTTTTTCCAATTCGTCATTATGTTTGAAGCAGTGTTTATTTTAACTGCTATCGACGCTGGCACACGCGTTTCCCGCTATTTAATTCAAGACTTTTTCGGTGAATTTTATAAGCCTTTGAAGCGAGTAGACTGGCTTCCCGGGTCAATTTTTGCAAGCGCCCTAGCCTGTTTTATGTGGGGGTACTTATTATTCTCAGGAGATATTGGCTCCGTTTGGGCGCTGTTCGGCGTATCGAATCAGTTAATGGCCTCTATTGGTTTAATTATTGGAGCAACCGTCATTCTTAGAATTGCAGATAAACGCTCCTATATGCTTACTTGCCTTATTCCACTAGCCTACCTTTACGTAACGGTTAACTATGCGGGTTATTGGATGGTTAAGAATGTGTATTTGAATGAAGCTGCGGCAGGTTACAGCATATTAAATGCGACTCTTTCTATCATCATGCTTATACTCGGTCTCATTATTATGATAGCCGCGATTCAAAAATGGACACAGCTTTGGCGCACGCCTCAGGCTGAGCTGGCAGCAAAAGCAAATTTATCACAAAATATATAA
- the katA gene encoding catalase KatA: protein MTTNKNNLTTSWGAPVGDNQNSMTAGSRGPTLIQDVHLLEKLAHFNRERVPERVVHAKGAGAHGYFEVTNDVSTYTKAAFLSEVGKRTPLFVRFSTVAGENGSADTVRDPRGFAVKFYTEEGNYDLVGNNTPVFFIRDAIKFPDFIHTQKRDPRTHLKNPTAVWDFWSLSPESLHQVSILMSDRGIPATLRHMHGFGSHTFKWVNAEGDGVWVKYHFKTEQGVKNLSPDVAAKLAGENPDYHTEDLFNAIEKGDFPSWKLYVQIMPLEDADTYRFDPFDVTKIWSQKDYPLIEVGRMVLDRNPENYFAEVEQATFSPGTLVPGIDVSPDKMLQGRLFAYSDAHRYRVGANHQALPINHPRNEVNNYQRDGQMRFDDNGGRSVYYEPNSFGGPTESHENKQAAYPVSGVADSVAYDHNDHYTQAGDLYRLLSEDERTRLVANIVEAMKPVEKEDIKLRQIQHFYKADPEYGKRIADGLGLSFPQQVK from the coding sequence ATGACAACAAACAAGAATAACCTAACGACTAGTTGGGGAGCTCCGGTTGGAGATAACCAAAATTCAATGACCGCTGGTTCACGCGGCCCTACTTTAATTCAAGATGTTCACCTTTTAGAGAAATTAGCCCATTTTAACCGAGAGCGTGTTCCTGAACGCGTAGTACACGCAAAAGGCGCCGGTGCCCACGGTTATTTCGAAGTGACAAACGATGTTTCAACCTATACAAAAGCAGCTTTCCTTTCTGAAGTAGGAAAACGAACACCTCTATTTGTTCGCTTTTCAACAGTAGCTGGTGAAAACGGCTCAGCAGATACTGTTCGTGATCCTCGCGGATTTGCTGTTAAGTTTTATACAGAAGAAGGAAACTACGACTTAGTCGGAAACAATACACCTGTATTTTTCATCCGAGATGCGATTAAATTCCCTGACTTTATTCATACACAAAAACGCGACCCTCGCACGCATTTAAAAAATCCAACGGCCGTGTGGGATTTCTGGTCCCTGTCACCTGAATCTTTGCATCAAGTTTCTATTTTGATGTCTGATCGCGGTATCCCGGCAACGTTACGCCATATGCATGGATTTGGCAGCCACACATTTAAATGGGTTAACGCCGAAGGAGACGGCGTCTGGGTGAAGTATCACTTTAAAACAGAGCAAGGCGTGAAAAACCTGTCTCCAGACGTAGCCGCAAAGCTAGCTGGTGAAAATCCAGATTATCATACCGAAGATTTATTTAATGCTATTGAAAAAGGCGATTTTCCTTCATGGAAGCTGTACGTTCAGATTATGCCATTAGAAGACGCTGATACGTATCGCTTTGATCCGTTTGATGTCACAAAGATATGGTCACAAAAAGACTATCCGCTAATTGAAGTGGGTCGCATGGTCTTGGACCGCAATCCGGAAAATTATTTTGCAGAAGTGGAGCAAGCTACATTCTCACCTGGAACGCTTGTACCGGGAATTGACGTATCACCTGATAAAATGCTGCAAGGTCGACTATTCGCATACAGCGACGCACATCGCTACCGCGTAGGTGCTAATCATCAAGCGCTACCGATTAACCATCCGCGCAATGAAGTAAATAACTATCAGCGTGATGGTCAAATGCGCTTTGACGATAACGGCGGCCGTTCTGTTTACTACGAGCCAAACAGCTTTGGCGGTCCGACAGAATCTCATGAAAACAAACAAGCGGCATACCCTGTTTCAGGCGTTGCGGATAGTGTTGCATATGATCATAACGACCATTACACGCAAGCAGGTGACTTATACCGCCTTCTAAGCGAAGACGAGCGTACACGCCTAGTTGCAAACATCGTTGAAGCTATGAAGCCTGTAGAAAAAGAAGACATTAAACTGCGTCAAATTCAGCACTTCTACAAAGCGGATCCAGAGTACGGAAAACGCATTGCAGATGGTTTAGGATTATCTTTTCCGCAGCAAGTAAAATAA
- a CDS encoding alpha-amylase has translation MERNHTIMQFFEWHVPADGEHWQRLKELAPQLKEQGIDSVWIPPVTKGVSSEDNGYGVYDLYDLGEFDQKGTVRTKYGTKQELHEAIDACHNHGINVYVDIVMNHKAAADEKETFHVIEVDPMNRTEEISEPFEIEGWTKFTFEGRGDQYSSFKWNFNHFNGTDYDDKNGKEGVFRIAGENKSWNENVDQEFGNYDYLMFANIDYDHPEVREEMIKWGKWLADTLQCDGYRLDAIKHINHDFIKEFAHELSSSQEKPFYFVGEFWNPELTACQEFLDVIDYQIDLFDVSLHYKLHEASQQGRDFDLTTIFDDTLVKTHPLNVVTFVDNHDSQPNESLESWVEDWFKQSAYALILLREDGYPCVFYGDYFGIGGEHPIEGKEKDISALLHVRYDKAYGQQDDYFDHPNTIGWVRHGAEEFEKSGCAVVMSNGEDGEKRMFVGEHRSGQTWIDFTNNREDQVVIEEDGYGQFPANGGSVSVWAEA, from the coding sequence TTGGAACGGAATCATACAATTATGCAATTTTTCGAATGGCATGTGCCAGCTGATGGCGAGCATTGGCAACGCCTCAAAGAGCTCGCTCCTCAACTAAAAGAACAAGGAATTGATTCCGTGTGGATTCCCCCGGTTACAAAAGGTGTTTCATCAGAGGATAATGGCTACGGCGTTTACGACTTATACGATCTTGGCGAGTTTGATCAAAAAGGAACCGTTCGCACAAAGTATGGAACCAAGCAAGAGCTGCATGAAGCGATTGATGCCTGTCATAATCACGGAATTAATGTCTATGTGGATATTGTGATGAATCATAAAGCTGCAGCAGATGAAAAAGAAACGTTCCACGTCATTGAAGTAGACCCCATGAACCGAACAGAAGAAATTTCTGAACCTTTTGAAATTGAAGGGTGGACAAAGTTTACATTTGAAGGGCGCGGCGATCAATATTCTTCTTTCAAATGGAACTTTAATCATTTTAATGGCACTGATTACGATGATAAAAATGGAAAAGAAGGCGTTTTTCGCATTGCCGGGGAAAACAAAAGCTGGAACGAAAATGTCGATCAAGAATTTGGCAACTACGATTATTTAATGTTTGCGAATATTGATTACGATCACCCTGAAGTTCGGGAAGAAATGATCAAATGGGGAAAATGGCTAGCAGACACCCTGCAGTGCGACGGTTATCGATTAGACGCCATTAAACATATTAACCATGATTTTATTAAAGAGTTTGCCCACGAATTGTCCTCTTCTCAAGAAAAGCCATTTTATTTTGTGGGAGAGTTTTGGAATCCAGAGTTAACAGCCTGTCAGGAATTCCTAGACGTGATTGATTATCAAATCGATTTGTTTGACGTATCGCTGCACTATAAACTGCATGAAGCCTCTCAGCAAGGAAGAGATTTTGATTTAACCACGATTTTTGATGATACATTAGTCAAAACTCACCCTTTGAATGTTGTCACATTTGTAGATAACCATGACTCTCAGCCAAATGAATCTTTAGAATCTTGGGTAGAAGACTGGTTTAAACAAAGTGCTTACGCTCTAATTTTACTTCGTGAAGACGGCTATCCTTGTGTGTTTTACGGAGACTATTTTGGGATAGGCGGAGAGCACCCAATTGAGGGAAAAGAAAAAGATATTTCCGCTCTCTTGCACGTACGCTATGACAAAGCATACGGTCAGCAAGACGATTATTTTGATCACCCGAATACCATTGGATGGGTAAGGCATGGTGCAGAGGAATTTGAGAAGTCTGGATGCGCTGTGGTGATGTCAAACGGCGAAGATGGCGAAAAGAGAATGTTCGTCGGTGAGCACCGAAGCGGACAAACGTGGATCGACTTCACAAACAACCGAGAAGATCAAGTTGTGATTGAAGAAGATGGCTACGGACAGTTCCCTGCAAATGGCGGCTCTGTATCCGTTTGGGCTGAAGCATAA